A region of the Leeuwenhoekiella sp. MAR_2009_132 genome:
ACTGATCTTCATATGCTGGGCGAGCTTAGCTATAGAAGCATTTTCTAGGCCTAAGTCCCGTGCTACTTCGTAAAACGAAACGATAATCTCTTTGCGCCTTTGTGTACTTAGATTCTTTCTACCCATTCTGAAAATTTATCAAAAATAGAGTTTTCAAAATACTATGAAAGGTGATTTTATCAAATAACGTAAAGGCAACATTTATGTAATCATTATTTAATTGAACGATTGGTCAATCTATTTTTCAATCCACATACTTTTGATGCGAATTTAAAAATCCAATGTATGTATCCTTTTAAACGCCTTTTATTGTCAGCACTGCTCGTTTGTGCTTTTGGTCTCAATGCACAGCAAAAATCTCTTAAAAAAAAGGTTGTCTTTATTATAGTAGATGGCATAGCTACCGATATGCTTAAAAACAATCCCTCCCCACGTATTGATGAAATTGCAAATGCCGGTGCGTATAGTGATGCGTATGTAGGTGGTTTAAAAGACGGATATTCTGAAACGCCAACCATTTCTGCTGTAGGATATAATAGCCTCTTAACAGGAGTATGGGCCAATAAACATAACGTTTGGGGTAATGGTATAAAAGATCCCAACTACAACTACCCTACGATTTTTAGACTATATAAAGACCGTTACCCCGACGGCAAAACGGCCGTATTCTCAACCTGGTTAGACAACCGCACTAAGCTTATAGGTGAAGACCTACCACAAACTAAAAACGTTCAGGTAGATTACGCCTTTGATGGTTTTGAGTTGGATACGATTCGTTTTCCGCACGATCAAAAACGCGAATACATTAAAAATATAGACGCACTCGTAGCTGCCGAGGCAGCAAATTACATTAAAACAGAAGCACCTGATCTCTCCTGGGTGTATCTGGAATTTTCAGACGATATGGGCCACGGGTATGGCGATAGTCCGCAGCTTACCGCAGCCATAAAGTACGAAGACAGCTTAATCGGTAAAATTTACGATGCGGTCAAATTGCGCGAAAAAAATTATGAGGAAGATTGGTTATTTTTAGTGACTACAGATCACGGTCGCTCTGCAAAAGACGGTAAACACCACGGAGGTCAATCGGACCGCGAACGCAGTACCTGGATTGTTACAAATACTACGCAAACCAATGACTATTTCAAAAATGAAACTCCGGCGATAGTTGATCTGCTTCCTACTATGGCAGACTTTCTAGAGCTTTCAGTTCCTGAGAAAATTAGTGCCGAATGGGACGGGGTTTCACTTATCAGTCCGGTAGCAATTACGCAACCCAAAGCGGTTATTGAAGATGGATTATTAAACGTAAGTTGGAAAAATTTATCAGAAAAAAATTCTTCCATAACCATTTTGGCAAGCAGCACCAATGACTTTAAAACCGGAAAAACTGATAGCTATACAAAAGTGGTTTCTGCAAAAAGCAAGCAAGAATCCGTTCAGCTTAAGCTCAAAAAAGGACAACCTGCTCCGGTTAAAATTCTCATCCAATCATCTAAAACCACTCTCAACACCTGGGTGATTCAATAATTTTTTATCTAACAAATCAAACTCAAAAATGAACAAACTCCTACCTTTTTTAGTTTTCCTGCTTTCAATCGTCGGCTTTGCCCAGCAGCAAGTAAACGGAATCGTAAAAGACCCTAACGGAATTCCTCTGGGCGGTGTAACCGTAATGATACCCGAAACATCACGCGGTACTGTAACCGATTTTGATGGGAATTTCTCTATTGAAGTAGCTCCTGGGGAGGTCCTCCAATTCTCCTACATCGGCTTTGCTAAGCAGAGTATTACGATAACCAATCAAACCAATCTGATGGTCACTTTAAATGAAGATGCAGAAGCACTTAATGCTGTGGTTGTGACTGCTTTGGGCATTAGAAAAGAAGTAAAAGCTCTGGGTTACGCTGTTCAGGAAGTTGAAGGCACAACACTGGAAAAAGCAAAAGAACCTAATTTTATCAACCAGCTTTCAGGTCGTGTGGCCGGTTTAAACATTAAAAACTCCACAGACCTTTTTCAAAACCCTACCATTCAATTACGGGGTGCAACGCCACTTTTAGTGATAGATGGTATCCCAGACCGCACACTTGATATCTGGAAGGTAAACTCAGATGATATTGAAAGTATAAGTGTGCTTAAAGGGGCTACGGCCTCTGCTCTTTATGGCTCTGTGGGACGAAATGGTGCGATAATGATAACAACAAAACGCGGTAAAGAAGGAAAACTGAGCGTTAGTTTTAACAATTCGACTTTGTTTCAAACCGATTTTATACGCGTTCCCGATGTACAAACAACCTATGGAAACGGAAACCGCGGTGTTTATGCTTACAGAAACGGTAGCGGCTCAGGTACTGAAGGTGGCGGCTGGATCTGGGGTCCCCGCCTGGACCAGGCAGATCCTGCAACAGCCAGTGGTTTTTTTGAAACAACACAGTACAACAGTCCTATAGATCCCGCAACCGGAGAACTAATCCCAATACCCTATATATCAAGAGGAAAAGACAACATAAAAAACTTTTTTGAGACGGGTATTGTACAATCTAACAATGTGAGTGTAGGTTGGGGAAATGATAAGGCAGACGTACGCATGTCGCTTTCTAATAATTACCAGAAAGGAATTGTACCCAGTACCGATTTGAAAAACACCTCTTTTAACGTAGCCGGTACCATTAGACCTTCAGACCGTTTGACCATTAATGGAACATTAACGTATAACAAACAATTTACCAGCAACTTCCCTGAAGTAGGTTACGGCCCCACCAATTACCTATACAACCTCATTTTATGGACGGGAACCGATGTTGACGTTCAGGATTTAAAAAATTACTGGAGACCCGGTCAGGAAGGGATTCAACAGCGTCACTTCAACATCTCGTATTACAACAACCCGTATTTTCAGGCGTATGAATATTTAAGAGGATACAACAAAACCAATGTTTACGGGAATGCTTCTTTTAACTATGATATTACAGACGGTCTGAGTCTAAAAGGAAGAACAGGAATAAATGAATACAGTTTGTACCGCGATTATAAAGAACCCAAAAGTTACATTGGTTACGGCGCAAAATCACGCGGGAATTTCTCCATCGCACAAACTGAATATTTTGACATCACATCTGATCTCGGTCTGCATTACGAGAAAAAACTTTCAGACAATTTTGGTTTAACTGCAGAAGCTGCTTACGTAAATTATTACCGCAACTCAAAAAACACCTCGCAATCTACAGATGGGCTGAATGTTCCGGGTTTTTACAATCTGGCAAATAACGCAGGGGCTACCCTGTTTGGCTCTAACCGTGAAGAAAAAGAGACCATAAACAGTTTTTACGGCTTTGTAGATCTTGAATTTTACAATGCATTTTACCTGTCGCTAACCGGTCGTAACGATAAAGTCTCTACACTTCCTGATGGCAACAACTCCTTCTTTTACCCCTCAGCATCTGCTTCCTTGGTATTTAATAGCCTTTTTGATTTGCCAGAATGGGTAAGCTTTGCAAAATTGAGAGGTTCCTGGTCGCGTGTTTCTGAAGGAAAAATAGGAAATGATCCCTACAATTATATTTTAGCTTACGAAAAGGGAACCACCTGGAATGGAACGCCATCAACCTACTTTGGTACTAATTTACTAGCTCCCAACTTAGAGCCTGAAACTTCAGATACCTGGGAAATAGGTGCGAATTTTAGAGTTCTTAAGAATCGTTTAGGTCTTGATCTGGCCTATTATGAGGCTCGTGATTACAACAACCTTATCTACAGTCCTATTTCTGATGCTTCGGGATATTCAAGTATTCTTTTAAATGGGAATGAATTTAAACGAAAAGGTATTGAAGCTACGCTTGATGCAACTCCTGTAAAAACAGAAAACTTCAGTTGGTCAACCCAAATAAACCTCAGTCATTACCGCAGGTATCAGGAAGAAATTTACGGAGATCGGGAACAGACTGAAGGCTATATCAAAGTTGGTGACCGTACCGATAAAATCTATTATGGCGTTTACCAAACCAACGCAGACGGTCAGGTTATTTTTGAAAACGGTCTGCCCGTTTCAGATCCTTATGATCGTTTTATTGGTTATGATGAACCCGATTTGACCTATGGTATTTCAAATACGCTGAACTATAAAAACCTATCGCTTTCCTTGCTATTTGACGGTCGTTTGGGTGGATTAATGTACTCAACTACCAATCAAAAAATGTGGTGGGGTGGTACTTCAAAAGGAACGGTAAACCAGTTTAGAGAAGATGCTGTTAATGGTGAAAACACCTATGTAGGCGAGGGCGTGGTAGTAACCGGAGGTGCTGTGAGTTATGATGTAAACGGAAACATCACCGAAGATACCCGCACCTATGCGCCTAATGATGTACCGGCGAACTACATCAGTTTTATGCAGACCACCAGCAATTATCAGAATAAGAACTATCATTTCTACAAAGAGACGTTTATCAAATTGAGAGAGGTAACACTTACGTACCAGTTTAAAGAGGCCTTTCTAGAACGTACGCCTTTCAAAGCGCTTGATGTGTCTCTGGTAGGTCGTAATCTTTGGCTTGCTTCAAAAATACCAAATGTTGACCCCGATTCTGGCGTAGATAATCTT
Encoded here:
- a CDS encoding alkaline phosphatase family protein; this translates as MYPFKRLLLSALLVCAFGLNAQQKSLKKKVVFIIVDGIATDMLKNNPSPRIDEIANAGAYSDAYVGGLKDGYSETPTISAVGYNSLLTGVWANKHNVWGNGIKDPNYNYPTIFRLYKDRYPDGKTAVFSTWLDNRTKLIGEDLPQTKNVQVDYAFDGFELDTIRFPHDQKREYIKNIDALVAAEAANYIKTEAPDLSWVYLEFSDDMGHGYGDSPQLTAAIKYEDSLIGKIYDAVKLREKNYEEDWLFLVTTDHGRSAKDGKHHGGQSDRERSTWIVTNTTQTNDYFKNETPAIVDLLPTMADFLELSVPEKISAEWDGVSLISPVAITQPKAVIEDGLLNVSWKNLSEKNSSITILASSTNDFKTGKTDSYTKVVSAKSKQESVQLKLKKGQPAPVKILIQSSKTTLNTWVIQ
- a CDS encoding SusC/RagA family TonB-linked outer membrane protein; this translates as MNKLLPFLVFLLSIVGFAQQQVNGIVKDPNGIPLGGVTVMIPETSRGTVTDFDGNFSIEVAPGEVLQFSYIGFAKQSITITNQTNLMVTLNEDAEALNAVVVTALGIRKEVKALGYAVQEVEGTTLEKAKEPNFINQLSGRVAGLNIKNSTDLFQNPTIQLRGATPLLVIDGIPDRTLDIWKVNSDDIESISVLKGATASALYGSVGRNGAIMITTKRGKEGKLSVSFNNSTLFQTDFIRVPDVQTTYGNGNRGVYAYRNGSGSGTEGGGWIWGPRLDQADPATASGFFETTQYNSPIDPATGELIPIPYISRGKDNIKNFFETGIVQSNNVSVGWGNDKADVRMSLSNNYQKGIVPSTDLKNTSFNVAGTIRPSDRLTINGTLTYNKQFTSNFPEVGYGPTNYLYNLILWTGTDVDVQDLKNYWRPGQEGIQQRHFNISYYNNPYFQAYEYLRGYNKTNVYGNASFNYDITDGLSLKGRTGINEYSLYRDYKEPKSYIGYGAKSRGNFSIAQTEYFDITSDLGLHYEKKLSDNFGLTAEAAYVNYYRNSKNTSQSTDGLNVPGFYNLANNAGATLFGSNREEKETINSFYGFVDLEFYNAFYLSLTGRNDKVSTLPDGNNSFFYPSASASLVFNSLFDLPEWVSFAKLRGSWSRVSEGKIGNDPYNYILAYEKGTTWNGTPSTYFGTNLLAPNLEPETSDTWEIGANFRVLKNRLGLDLAYYEARDYNNLIYSPISDASGYSSILLNGNEFKRKGIEATLDATPVKTENFSWSTQINLSHYRRYQEEIYGDREQTEGYIKVGDRTDKIYYGVYQTNADGQVIFENGLPVSDPYDRFIGYDEPDLTYGISNTLNYKNLSLSLLFDGRLGGLMYSTTNQKMWWGGTSKGTVNQFREDAVNGENTYVGEGVVVTGGAVSYDVNGNITEDTRTYAPNDVPANYISFMQTTSNYQNKNYHFYKETFIKLREVTLTYQFKEAFLERTPFKALDVSLVGRNLWLASKIPNVDPDSGVDNLQAPATRNLGFNINAKF